The Hornefia porci genome contains the following window.
TTCTTCCCTCTGTAAGCAGCACCGGAATCAGATCCTTCCGTCCCGCTTTTTCCAGCGCCCGAAGCACGGTTCTGCGGTTTTCCGTTCTATTATAATGAATCAACGCCCTCTGCATTTTCTTGTCTTCCAGAGATTTCGCCACGTAGATATGCTCGCCTGTCCGCGGATCGATCTCTGTATAGAACATGGCGGTGGCCAGTGTTCCCGGCGTGGGATAAAAGTCCTGGACCTGATCGGGGATGAACCCGTATTCTTTGAGGAACAAAGCCAGATCCACCGCATCTTCCAGCGTGCAGCCGGGATGAGAGCTGATCAGATACGGGATCAGATACTGCTTTTTATTCAGCCGCCGGTTCGTCTGCCTGTACAGCTCTGCGAATTCCGTAAAAACGTCTGCGGACGGCTTTCCCATATAATGGAGAGCACGCCGGGCGATATGCTCCGGCGCCACCTTCAGCGTTCCGCTGACATGGTGGGCGCACAGCTCATCCATAAACTTCTGCCGTTTCGGATCCGCCATCAGATAATCATAGCGGATACCTGAGCGGATGAAGACCTTTTTCACTCCGGGCAGTTCACGGATCGCCTTCAGAACGTCAAGATAGTCGCTGTGATCGATCTTCATGCTCCGGCAGGGTTTCGGGTACAGGCAGTCTTTTTCCCTGCACACGCCGTACTTCAACTGTTTATCGCAGGCCGGTCCGCGGAAATTGGCGGTGGGCCCGCCCACATCGTGAATATAGCCCCTGAAATCAGGCTTCCGGATCAGCTTCTCCGCCTCCCGCACAAGAGACTCCCGGCTGCGGCTCCGCACCTGTCTCCCCTGATGATAGGTCAGCGCGCAGAAGCTGCATCCCCCGAAGCAGCCCCGGCTTGACACCAGACTGAACTTCACCTCGCGAAATGCAGGAATCCCGCCCATATCCCGATACATCGGATGTTCCTCATTTTCATACGGCAGTTCATAGAGATCGTCCAGTTCTTGCCGTGTAAGCGGTTCCTGCGGAATGTTTTGTACAACAAAAGAGTGTTCGCCGTAAGGCTCCGCCAGACGCCTGCCGCAGATCGGATCATTCTCCCGGTACTGCAGCGCGAAGCTCTCGGCATAAGCCTCTCTGGATGCAGCGATTTCCTCAAACGCCGGAAGGATCCGGCTCTGTTCATCCGGCACAAATTCCCGGGTCCGATAACAGGTTCCCCGGATCCATGTGATATCCGAAATGTGAATGCCGCTGTCCAGCGCCTCCGCGATTTCCAGGACGGCGCGCTCTCCCATGCCGTAGATCAGCAGATCGGCTCTGGAATCAAGCAGAATCGACCGACGCACCCGATCGTCCCAGTAGTCATAATGACCCAGACGGCGAAGACTGGCCTCAATTCCTCCGATAATCACGGGAACGTCGCGATAGGCCTCTCTGGCGCGGTTGCTGTATACGATCACCGCCCGATCCGGACGTTTCCCCGGAACGCCGCCTGGAGAATATTCGTCCACGCGCCGCCTGTGCCGGAAGACCGAATAGTGATTGACCATGGAATCCACAACGCCGCTGTTGATCAGAAATCCCAGCCTCGGCCGCCCGAACCGGCGAAAGTCCTCACAGGAGCGGAAGTCCGGCTGTGCCAGAATCGCAACCTTATATCCGAAGCGCTCCAGAAGCCGGCTGATAATCGCCGTGCCGAAGGAGTGATGATCCACATAGGCGTCTCCTGTAACCAGCACAAAATCAGGCTGCTCCCAGCCCCGCTCTTCCATCTCCTTCTTATTTACCGGCAGAAACATCGTTCTCTCCTGTACACTTTTCCTCGGAGGTTTCCGGAACCTCCAGCTGAATCTCCAGTTCTCCGATATGATGCTCCCGCAGCAGCTTCACGACGCCTTCGCTGATCCGGGCGGTCAGTCCCCAGATCACCCGTCCGTCCACGGTAAGCACCGGCACGATCCACTGTCCTGTCCGCCAGTTGTAATCCTCATCGATGCCGACCTCATCATACGGAAAATCATCCGTAACCTCAGCATAGACCCGTTCCCGGAAATGCTGCGCTCTGCTGAAGTCCAGATGGGAAACCGGCATCAGGAAAATCTCGTCCACCTCTTCCTCCCGGATAGTAGCTTTCAGAAAATCTCTGTATTGAATGACGCCGATAAAGGTGTAGAGAGAATAGTTCGCGTATCCGTAGAGGACATCCCCCTGCCCCAGAATTTCAATCCGGTCGGCCGGGATTCCGATCTCCTCCTCCGTCTCTCTGAGCGCCGCTGCAAGCAGATCCTCTCCCGGTTCCACATGACCGCCGGGAAAACAGATTTCTCCCGGGTCGCTGTCCATATCCCGTGCTCTGACCTCGTACAGCAGACAGAGCTCCCCGTCCTTCTCAACAAAGGGAATCAATACGCTGAAAAAACGGTACTTACCAATGGGCGCCGGCTCGTGCCGCTCGTAGATTCCGCGAATGCGTTCGATGGTGTCCATGCCGCTCCTTCCTGTATAACCTGTCAAAAAAAAGGGGCTGTTTACGCCCCTCGCTTCTGTTTCTGTGCTCAGTTCAAAATCTCATACCGGGAGAAGTCGACTCCGATCATCTCCTCTTTCTCCGCGGACAGACTGACAACAAAATCCATCCCGTAATTCCTTGAGATATCCGACAGACGATCCAGAAATTCCGGGATATCCCCGAGAGAAAAGTCCGCATGCTTCAGAATGCTGTCAATATAAATCGTCTCAATATCATGGTCGGAACTGATGATCCCATAAAGGAAACCGATATATTCATCCGCATTCGTAATATGTTCAAAGTCCTCCATGCAGACCACCCGGATCCGATATTTCAGATCATAGGTCAGCCTCGCATTCTTATTGATAAAAATGATACTCCCGTCACTATGTTCAACCTGCTCATTGGCAAGAGCGATCATCTGCTTCGTTTTACCGGTACCCTTATGCCCAATCAGTAGTTTAACCATGTCGTTGCCCTCCATTCGTTCTTATGTATTGCATTTATTATACAACAACGGCCCTGTTCATTCAATGTATTTTTGTGAATTTTCCAATCGCAGTTGTCCGCAGGCGCCGTCGATATCTGCTCCCAGCTGCCGGCGCACGGTAGCCGGTATTCCGTTCTGCTCCAGGGTTTTCTGTATTGCCTTCGCCCGTTCCCTTCCCGCTGTGACAAAGCCTGTTTCGCAGACCTCGTTCAGCGGAATCAGATTCACATGGCAGAGGGTCCCGGACAGCAGACGGATCAGCTGCTCCACATCCCGATCCCGGTCATTGACGCCCCGGATCAGCGCGTATTCAAAGGTGACCCGCCGGGAGGTCACCGTCTCATACTTCTCTGCCGCCTCCATCAGCTCACGGAGAGGATACCTCCGGTTCACCGGCATGATGCGGCTCCGCTGTTCATCGGTGGGAGCATGAAGCGAAACCGCCAGATTCACCTGTGGAAAATCCCCGGCGAACCGGAGCATCTCCGGAACCAGACCGCAGGTGGAAACCGTAAAATTCCGCATTCCCATGTTCCGTCCGTCTACGTCGTTCATGACACGGATAAATTTCGCCAGTTCGTCATAGTTGTCAAACGGTTCCCCCGTCCCCATGACGACTGTCCGCGACACCTTTTCTCCCGTCACTCTCTCGATATCCAGAATCTGGGAAATCATCTCTCCCGCAGTCAGGTTCCGACGCAGTCCGTCGATTCCCGATGCGCAGAAGGCGCACCCCATACGACATCCCGCCTGAGAGGAAACGCACACGGTGTTCCCGTAGCTGTACTTCATGAACACGCTCTCCACCGCGTTCCCGTCCTCCAGCGCGAAAAGAAACTTTCTCGTCCCGTCGCTCCGGGACTGCAGGTCGCGGAGCACCCTTAGACTGTCGATTCTGTACTTTTCCGCCAGATTCTGTCTCAGGGCTTTCGGCAGATTCCTCATCTCCCCGAAATCCGTCACGCCTCTGCTTACCCACTGAAACAGCTGCTTCCCCCGGAACCGCGGTTCACCCTCAGCCCGGACGATCTCCTCCGTCTCAGAAAGCGTCAGACCTCTCAGATCCTTCATCAGATTCTCTCAATCCTGAGACCGGTTTTATGCCCGTTGATATCCACCTGCGGAAGCTCCGCGGCCTCTTCCATCGTCTGGGCCAGCGTCTCGCTCTTGATGTATTCCTCATGCTGGCTGACCGCACCCATCACTTCCGCGTCCGCCTCAATGAAGATATTGATGCGGTCCATCATCTCGTAGTCATTCTGCTTGCGCATCTGCTGAATCTTGGACACTATCTCTCTCGCAAGTCCCTCACTTGTCAGCTCCGGCGTGATCTGCGTGTCAAGAATCGCGAACACGTTGTTTTCCATCGCCACCGCGAAGCCTTCCTTCGAGTTGATGCGGACATCGACAAAGTCTTTTTCAATTTCCGTATCCTCTCCGTTCAGATTCATCAGAACACTGTCCTCTGTCTCAAGTCTGGAGATGAAAGCGTTGGCGTCCTCTCTGGCGAGAGCGGATCCGAACGCTCTGATATTCTTGCCCAGCGCCGGTCCCGCGACGGGGAAATTCGGCTTCAGCGAGAAGTTCATGTATTCGTCCAGATCTTCCGCGAACACCACGTCTTTGACATTCAGTTCCTCCCGAATCAGGGGCGAAAGGTCCTCGATCAGGGCTTTGTACTTGCCGTCCACCAGGATCTCTGACAGCGGCTGACGCACCTTGATGCCTTCCTTCTCACGGATTCCGCGTCCCAGGTTGCAGAGCGTGCGCACCAGATCCATCCGCTCCTCGACATTCCGGTCGATCTGACTCTCATCCGCCTTCGGGAAATACGCCACGTGGACGGTTTCCTCTCCGGTCAGCTTCCTGTACATCTCATCCGAGATGAACGGTGCGATCGGCGCGATCAGCCGGGCGGTTCCCTCCAGCACTTCATAGGTCGTGGCGTAGACGCTCTCTTTGTCCTCAGACATCCCCTCCGCATAGAAACGGCGGCGGGCGCGGCGGATGTACCAGTTGGAAAGATCCTCATTGACGAACTCGCTGATGGCCCGGACAGTCTTCATATGGTCATAATGATCCATATAATCCGTGACGTCCTTCACCAGCCGGTTGTACTTCGACAGAATCCAGCGGTCAAGCTCCGGCTTCTCCGCATAGGGAACCGACATGCTCTTCACGTCAATATTATCCATATTCGCATACAGCACAAAGAAGTTGTATACGTTCCTCAGGGTTCCGAAGAACTTGCTGACCACCTCCTGCAGTCCGCCCTCGTCAAACTTGGTGGGCGACCAGGCGGGCGACACGCTGAGCAGATACCAGCGGGTCGCGTCGGCCCCGTATTTGTCCAGCATCTCAAAGGGATCCACCGTATTGCCCACATGCTTGGACATCTTCTTTCCCTTCTTGTCCAGGATAAGGTCGTTGACAAGCACATTTCTGTACGGGGAGCGACCCATGATAAAGGTGGAAATGGCCATCAGGGAATAGAACCACCCTCTGGTCTGGTCGATGCCCTCACAGATGAAATCCGCGGGGAACAGCTTGTCGAAATCATCCTTATGTTCGAACGGGTAGTGCCACTGCGCATAAGGCATGGAGCCGGAATCGAACCAGCAGTCGATTACCTCCGGAATTCTGGTCATCGGTTTTCCGCAGACCGGACAGGTGATATGGACATCATCCACAAACGGACGGTGCATATCGATGCTCTCGTCGATGTCCTCAATCGCCTTCTCCACCAGCTCGCTGCGACTTCCGATACATTCCAGATGACCGCACTCGCAGCGCCAGATAGGAATCGGCATTCCCCAGTATCTCGTTCTGGAAATCGCCCAGTCCTTGACCTCTGCCAGCCAGTTGCCGAAACGTTTTTCGCCGACAAAGGGCGGATACCAGTTAACGGTATTGTTATTGGCTACCAGCTGATCCTTCAGCTCGCTCATCTTGATGTACCAGCTGGGCTTGGCGTAATAGACCAGCGGCGTTCCGCATCTCCAGCAGTGCGGATAGTTGTGGGAGATTTTCTCTCTCTTGTAGATTTTGTTGTCCTTCGCCAGATACTTGATGATCTCCACATCCAGACCCTCTTCCATGACAAAATGTCCCTTCCACGGGGTCTCGGTGAAGCAGCCCTGTTCGTCCACAGGCTGCAGCATCGGAAGATCATATTTGCGTCCGCACTGGTAGTCGTCTTCGCCGAAGGCAGGAGCTGTATGAACGATGCCGGTACCGTCTTCAATGGAGACATAGTCCATGCAGGTGACAAAGAACGCTTTCTTCTTCGGGTCAGCCTTTACAAACGGCATCAGCTGCTCGTACTCGATGTATTCCAGATCCTTTCCCTTCATTTCTTCCAGGATCTCATAATTTCCTTCTCCCAGAACCTTGTCTGCCAGATGCTTCGCCACATAGAAGACGTTTCCCGCATCATCTCCTTCCGTCATTCTCGCACGGATGTAATCGAAGTCCGGTCCCACTGTGATGACCGTATTGGACGCCAGCGTCCAGGGCGTGGTGGTCCAGGCCAGGAAATACTCATTATCCCGATCCTTCCGTTTGAATTTCACAATCAAAGTGTTGACCTTGACGTCCTTGTAGCCCTGCGCCACCTCGTGGGAGGCGAGGCCGGTCCCGCAGCGCGGGCAGTAGGGCAGGATTTTGTGCCCCTCATAGATCATGTCCTTCCCGAAGAACTGCTTCAGGATCCACCATTCTGTCTCGATGTAGTCGTTATCCAGCGTGATATAGGGATGGTCCATATCAGCCATATACCCCATCCGCTCACTCATATCGCGCCACATTCCGGTATAGGTGAAGACGGACTCGCGGCACTTTTTGTTGAACTCCCGGATTCCGTAGCGCTCGATGTCCTGCTTGCCGTCGAATCCCAGCTGCTTCTCGACTTCAATCTCCACCGGAAGACCGTGGGTATCCCAGCCTGCCTTCCGGTTGACCTGAAATCCCTGCATCGTCTTGTAGCGGTTGATGGAGTCCTTCAGCGTTCTGGCCATCACGTGATGGATGCCCGGCTTGCCGTTGGCAGTCGGCGGTCCTTCATAGAAGACGAACTGCGGCTGCCCTTCCCGGGCCTTCACACACTTGTCGAGCAGATCCTGCTCGTTCCATTCTTTCACCTGTTCCTTCTGAACCTCTGCGACAGGCTTGTCTGATAGTTTTTTAAACATGCACAAAT
Protein-coding sequences here:
- the ileS gene encoding isoleucine--tRNA ligase — its product is MFKKLSDKPVAEVQKEQVKEWNEQDLLDKCVKAREGQPQFVFYEGPPTANGKPGIHHVMARTLKDSINRYKTMQGFQVNRKAGWDTHGLPVEIEVEKQLGFDGKQDIERYGIREFNKKCRESVFTYTGMWRDMSERMGYMADMDHPYITLDNDYIETEWWILKQFFGKDMIYEGHKILPYCPRCGTGLASHEVAQGYKDVKVNTLIVKFKRKDRDNEYFLAWTTTPWTLASNTVITVGPDFDYIRARMTEGDDAGNVFYVAKHLADKVLGEGNYEILEEMKGKDLEYIEYEQLMPFVKADPKKKAFFVTCMDYVSIEDGTGIVHTAPAFGEDDYQCGRKYDLPMLQPVDEQGCFTETPWKGHFVMEEGLDVEIIKYLAKDNKIYKREKISHNYPHCWRCGTPLVYYAKPSWYIKMSELKDQLVANNNTVNWYPPFVGEKRFGNWLAEVKDWAISRTRYWGMPIPIWRCECGHLECIGSRSELVEKAIEDIDESIDMHRPFVDDVHITCPVCGKPMTRIPEVIDCWFDSGSMPYAQWHYPFEHKDDFDKLFPADFICEGIDQTRGWFYSLMAISTFIMGRSPYRNVLVNDLILDKKGKKMSKHVGNTVDPFEMLDKYGADATRWYLLSVSPAWSPTKFDEGGLQEVVSKFFGTLRNVYNFFVLYANMDNIDVKSMSVPYAEKPELDRWILSKYNRLVKDVTDYMDHYDHMKTVRAISEFVNEDLSNWYIRRARRRFYAEGMSEDKESVYATTYEVLEGTARLIAPIAPFISDEMYRKLTGEETVHVAYFPKADESQIDRNVEERMDLVRTLCNLGRGIREKEGIKVRQPLSEILVDGKYKALIEDLSPLIREELNVKDVVFAEDLDEYMNFSLKPNFPVAGPALGKNIRAFGSALAREDANAFISRLETEDSVLMNLNGEDTEIEKDFVDVRINSKEGFAVAMENNVFAILDTQITPELTSEGLAREIVSKIQQMRKQNDYEMMDRINIFIEADAEVMGAVSQHEEYIKSETLAQTMEEAAELPQVDINGHKTGLRIERI
- the rlmN gene encoding 23S rRNA (adenine(2503)-C(2))-methyltransferase RlmN encodes the protein MKDLRGLTLSETEEIVRAEGEPRFRGKQLFQWVSRGVTDFGEMRNLPKALRQNLAEKYRIDSLRVLRDLQSRSDGTRKFLFALEDGNAVESVFMKYSYGNTVCVSSQAGCRMGCAFCASGIDGLRRNLTAGEMISQILDIERVTGEKVSRTVVMGTGEPFDNYDELAKFIRVMNDVDGRNMGMRNFTVSTCGLVPEMLRFAGDFPQVNLAVSLHAPTDEQRSRIMPVNRRYPLRELMEAAEKYETVTSRRVTFEYALIRGVNDRDRDVEQLIRLLSGTLCHVNLIPLNEVCETGFVTAGRERAKAIQKTLEQNGIPATVRRQLGADIDGACGQLRLENSQKYIE
- a CDS encoding YgiQ family radical SAM protein, with the translated sequence MFLPVNKKEMEERGWEQPDFVLVTGDAYVDHHSFGTAIISRLLERFGYKVAILAQPDFRSCEDFRRFGRPRLGFLINSGVVDSMVNHYSVFRHRRRVDEYSPGGVPGKRPDRAVIVYSNRAREAYRDVPVIIGGIEASLRRLGHYDYWDDRVRRSILLDSRADLLIYGMGERAVLEIAEALDSGIHISDITWIRGTCYRTREFVPDEQSRILPAFEEIAASREAYAESFALQYRENDPICGRRLAEPYGEHSFVVQNIPQEPLTRQELDDLYELPYENEEHPMYRDMGGIPAFREVKFSLVSSRGCFGGCSFCALTYHQGRQVRSRSRESLVREAEKLIRKPDFRGYIHDVGGPTANFRGPACDKQLKYGVCREKDCLYPKPCRSMKIDHSDYLDVLKAIRELPGVKKVFIRSGIRYDYLMADPKRQKFMDELCAHHVSGTLKVAPEHIARRALHYMGKPSADVFTEFAELYRQTNRRLNKKQYLIPYLISSHPGCTLEDAVDLALFLKEYGFIPDQVQDFYPTPGTLATAMFYTEIDPRTGEHIYVAKSLEDKKMQRALIHYNRTENRRTVLRALEKAGRKDLIPVLLTEGRRNGNTKGSHKSHRTGAATGRKHQKR
- a CDS encoding NUDIX hydrolase — its product is MDTIERIRGIYERHEPAPIGKYRFFSVLIPFVEKDGELCLLYEVRARDMDSDPGEICFPGGHVEPGEDLLAAALRETEEEIGIPADRIEILGQGDVLYGYANYSLYTFIGVIQYRDFLKATIREEEVDEIFLMPVSHLDFSRAQHFRERVYAEVTDDFPYDEVGIDEDYNWRTGQWIVPVLTVDGRVIWGLTARISEGVVKLLREHHIGELEIQLEVPETSEEKCTGENDVSAGK